The following are encoded in a window of Thunnus albacares chromosome 17, fThuAlb1.1, whole genome shotgun sequence genomic DNA:
- the mrpl12 gene encoding 39S ribosomal protein L12, mitochondrial, translated as MYCTRRCLRTALRAAASIHRQQLQQQTPALCALRLLRTSPATHSDAIATPPLDGAPKQYSPKIQQLVNDIASLTLLEVSDLNELLKKTLNIQDVGMMPMGAMAASALPGAQAAEEEEAPVKKEKTHFTVKLTELKAAEKVKLIKEVKNCIQGLNLVQAKKLVESLPQEIRANVSKEEAEKLKAALEAAGGTVVLE; from the exons ATGTACTGCACCAGACGATGCCTCCGGACCGCGTTGCGGGCTGCAGCGAGCATTCACCG GCAACAGCTTCAGCAGCAGACGCCAGCCCTGTGTGCTCTCAGGCTTCTAAGGACCAGTCCAGCCACCCACTCAGATGCCATCGCCACCCCTCCATTAGACGGAGCACCCAAACAGTATTCCCCTAAAATCCAACAGCTCGTCAATGACATAGCCAGCCTCACCTTGTTAGAGGTGTCGGACCTCAATGAGCTCCTCAAG AAAACTCTGAACATTCAGGATGTTGGAATGATGCCAATGGGGGCGATGGCTGCATCAGCTCTACCTGGGGCTCAG GccgcagaagaagaggaggcacCAGTCAAGAAAGAGAAGACTCACTTCACAGTAAAATTGACAGAACTAAAAGCAGCCGAAAAAGTAAAACTTATAAAGGAAGTGAAGAACTGCATCCAAGGCTTGAATCTAGTGCAG GCTAAAAAACTAGTGGAGTCTCTTCCCCAGGAAATCCGGGCCAACGTATCCaaagaagaggcagagaaacTGAAGGCAGCCCTGGAGGCAGCAGGTGGCACTGTGGTGTTAGAGTAG